agaaaaacatccaagcccggctgaagtttgcaaaaacaaacatcaagtctcccaaacaTCAAGTCTCACTCttcttttgcaaagaagagtgagcATATATTGCcatgtcaagatgtgccatgctaatagactcctacccaaaaagactgagtgctgtaataaaatcaaaaggtgcttcaacaaagtattagtttaagggtgtgcacacttatgcaaccaggttattgtgagtttaaaaaaaaaaaaatgttccctctcaaatatttcagtttgtttttcaattgaattgttcacgttataggtcacattaaaggtggaaaaagttctgacatgatttatctttgtctcattcttttacatcacaagaacctggcattttaacaggggtgtgtagactttttatatccactatatatctatctatctatctatatagtAAATGTAGGCTGAGGGGAAATGTGCATACTCATCTCCTAAATTCATTGACATGGTTTGAGCTCTCACCAGTGCGACAGAAGGGTCCAGGCTTGTGATTTTCATGCGGTGAGGAGTTCTGTGACAGTGATAACTCCCATCATCCACTGCACTTCCTGAGTCACACTCCACTGCCTGCTGAGTGGTATGAGGGTCCAGATAGATCAACTCATCATCTGACCAAGAAAAACAAAAGCAGCTGTCATTCATTCAGAAAAGCAAACATTACAATGCATCAACATCAACATACATTTCCAAATTATCCAATCACAGAAAGGCTCTTgttgaaatagttcacccaaaaattacattactgtcattatttactcaccctcatgttgttttacattttacttcCAAGCTGctcctttccatacaatgaaagtaaatgatgaccatgACTGTTAGGCAAGATTTTCAGTTAATAACGTCTgtcctcacacaaagcaatcatatgccttcagaagttttttaatataaatgatcATCCGGActgcattaatgtttttttttattgctttatgTCCTTATTTGAGCTTGACACTCCTTGGTCACCATGCACTTTCACTATATGGTATGAACAGCAgcatgaacatttttcaaaactactcttttgtgtttcacagaagacagaaagtcatatatggCTTTGGAACgacatggtgagtaaattattaatttattttatttatttattcaaaggtTCACTGCAAAAGCAATTTATCGGCCAATGGCTCACACTAAGTGAACATGGACTAGTGAACAATTTTATCCCATGATGAATTAATCTTTTCCAAATTCCAAAATGTTTCTAAGAAAGCAAAATTTGTGAATCGAGATTAAGAACTTACCAATAAATCCAATAAAATAGTAGGCCAGGTTGGGCTTTCCTCCTAAAACACCACATGACTGAGGCATCATAAAACACTCCTGGGGAAAAAGTTATGTGtaagaaatgtgtgtatatgaaCTGTCTGCCATTCCCTTCTGgctaggatgctcaaacaaacagagttaTGTTTTGAAAGTTTCAAAGAGCCACAGTTGAGCGAGTCATTCATTCAGTAATCGAACCACACTGGTTGCTGTCTGTTTCGCATTGTAGAtaaaaaagaactggctcataagagttatTCATTCAGGATTCGAACTGCACTGGACGCACTCTATGTTTCacgctttagattcaaaagaaccggctcataagagtcatttgttcaggaatcaacATGCTATTTTTCCATCAAGATTGCTTAACTCACTCTAAGGTTGAACAACAGAAACAGATAAGTATCGTACTTTTAGGGCCTGGATATAGATAGGGTTGATGGTGTTGATGCCCATACGGAGAGGAATGATCAGCAGCAGGGGCCTCCAGTCCAGGGGCCCTTGTGAAGCAGGGTTATGGGCCCTTTCCTGACCCTCTGAACAGCTCTGGCCGGACATAGAGATGTCATCCCAGCCACAGGGGCCAGCCCTGGGCCTGCTCTCCTGCCCTGGCTGCTGACACTGTTTCTCTGATAGAGAGGAAGTAGGTGAGGAAATAAAGATGAAAGAATTCATTAAGGTTGATAACTAGTCATATAAAGGCTTACTTTCTAAACTCTATTTAGAGAAAAACACTTACTTATGTCCTCAATTACAACCGTGTTGTCCATTGACACATATACACCCAAAGAATTCCAATCATCAAACAGGGCAAGTTTCCTGCAGGCAAAGTGACATTAAATATTGAACAGACTGAGCTCAAGAAAATTATGTGattgtggcgacatttttgctaATTATATTAAATGGTTTATTACATATATCGCGGCAGTTCTAAGGTGAAATTTCCACTGTGTAGTgcaaaaagcaagttaaatgttctccctaacagatgaggtttttaatgttaatgctcTAACAAGTTTTAAATCACCAAAATCAACCAaccaccctaccctaaaccttaaacctataCATAACCAATGGTGTCATAAAGGTATGTGAGATGAAAACGCAATTGCTGTGGCAACCACGTCATTtttttggtgcttctatgacactttcggctcatgtgttGACTCtaatgctcttcaggactcataacctttacatcacaagtgcaacgctctatcagttgagctaccatgcaatttCATCACAATCGAACAAGCTATGTATtgcaaaagttaaaataaaaaataagagaaaaataagtgtttataaactgataatctgccattttactcatcattgttgttgtagcacctctagtgtccaaaacaccaggaaaatgctgcGATGCATACAACAAGTTAcgcaaaaataatttagcaaaaatttaggtatagtaatgtgtttCTATGAGACCCCTTatgaaaattgagagttcatggcaaatttgtgcAAACTTGAAGcatattgtccattgttgccaaaggctcACCACTACTTCCGGCAaacatttgtgtgtgaaaataaagaGTGGCAAATTTGCTGTAAAGTTTTGATTATTTGTAACCAGGTTGgtattaaagcgatagttcaccaaaaaacatgcaaaaacatctccaaaagaaaatcatatgggtttataGCAACATGAATGTGTGTacatgatgacagcattttctttttgggatgaattatccctttacaGCATTAGACAGTTGATGATTATGTATCTTGGgcacatcaaaaaaaaaaattcaataatgaaaataccaaaaatgATACTCACTTGAGCACTTGTGCCACTGTGTTTGGTCCGTACCATTCTCCAACAGACTTGCCCTCTCCGACTCCCATTTGagctacacaaacaaacacacaatacaCTGACTTCAGTCCACTCATATCATACAGTGAGAATGATTGCTCCATAAAGTGATTCTGCtggctaaaataatttttaaatcccAAGCAACCGCTATATGATTCATGTTGTCTTAACTgtgtaaatataacaaaaaatatctttaaaattattGTCACATATGAATGGTGAAATTAAAAAGGTCTCGGTTCTGTTTTCTCCAGTAAGCTCATAAGCTAATCGGTGAGCCTATTAGCAAAGTCATTCTAGCAAGTCACTGTCGGCCATGTTTGGAACGCTCTcgagaggctatttccagtcatgtcagtgcagctcctatctacttaaatggagaaagaccaaaatcacaAAAACGGTTCATCAAGATTAAGTTCAAAgatcatatttcaaatcagcagtaaaatctgacaacactggtatcataaattgtgattcgtAACCCCATATTACCCTAACAAATGGCATTAACCtagcttttatagctaatgcgcatgcgcgttcttgagttgattgacaggtgatgtctgtatctacaaGGTGATTgcctcttttaactgtaaggagGGAATTCTATTCTTCATCCATTGAACGTTGGgcactagagcttcttggttgagcATTCAATTTcctccattcattttaatagaagtggcccgtctctgctaaataatctctgctaTTATCTAAGCAGACAGTTGGCTTCTTCTCTTCATTTTCATACATAtttgtggttaggtttaggttaagggGTAGGGAAATGTGTTGGTGTAGGGTTGCTGCAGCACTCCTAATAAACGCAAAAAGCACAGCATATGAATGTGACATCCAACAATTGTCAGACTTCAGCTTTTCTCGGTTATATGAAGGGGGCGTAATTTGTAGTAGAAGTGGCTTGTAGTGGGTGTGTCATGTAGCAGCCTTGCAGGATGCATAGAGACCCTTCTCGGTCaagggcaaaaatctacccgtgtCAATCAGTTTATTCTTAAGTGTTTGTGACTGTACACGataaacttttcaaatgtattccactacagattacaaaatacatgctgtaaaatgtaatttctaacaTATTCTTTTAGATTAcccaaggtcagtaacgtaatataaattctttggattacttcttcagcactggcagattttttcagataaacagaTTAATAACAATTGCTCTGCAAGTACAGTAGGACAAAATACACGTATATTAAAAAGATTTTCTTAGACAAAAACCTAAACATCTTATAAAACATGCTAaagtaaattaatcttgttttaaggacatttagatagttttacaggaaaacaatacaaaaaaagcaTTTTGCATTTTGCCGTATTaatcttactagagaaaaaaatatataatctaatgtggattttcttgatagGGAAATATAATCATGCCTgataacaggtgcatgtaaatgtgcgTTGCGGTTTGGACAGGGCAAGGTATCAAACACAGTGCACGTCGATGCGGTTCAGGTGGTAGACAGTACATTcaaaagttaccaaggttttcTCCTTATTTAAGAATGAACTAAGTGACGtttatgagtttgcaggttagtgtatgaaactggtttaactatgcaaactgaacgattagaaatggtgacTTTATTTATGCTATTTCACTCTGTAGCATTGAATGGGCTTCACTCGAGCTGTCAAACCACTACATTCTTGTAACTGAAAAAACATTGTGTAGGCTACATGAAAgaaacatatacacaatatatcatccagtgatggctataATTTATTAAAGGACAGAGAGTAAATGATCTATGTCCTTTGATGATAATTTGGGTCATGGAAAACTATGCCAGTTGTGCACATTGGCAatgcagaaatttgagcagcctgTGGAGTCGTAGCTGGGCAATGCTGAGCAGTGGCGGTGTGcgtacattcatagaaaacaacAGTTTCTAATTTTAGGATGCAACATGTTGTCCGCCAGACGCGTCCGGTGTGTGACCCCTTTAAGTGTTCATGTCAATGTACACAAGGTTAACTGTTTCTACTGACCCAACAAAATCAACTTCTGATTATATAACATCACATCATCCTTTTCATTCATAACAGTGTGAAAGTGCCCTCTTTCTACTTGTTTGAATGTAAGTAACGCatcataaaaaaaagtgtttcactgctgttcaaacacTCCTCAGAtggcatcatttatatggatgtTTTCCAACTAAGCAGACTAaacattaaatgaattaaattacaataaaatgcaaagtaatccatttagtaatctaattactttttgaatgtaactgtattctgattaccatcaatttaaattgtaactgtagtggaatacagttactaatattttgtatttttgggggcctgggtagctcagtggtaaagacgctgactaccacacctgaagtcgcaagtttgaattcagggtgtgctgagtgactccagccaggtctcctaagcaaccaaattagcccagttaatagggtgggtagagtcacatggggtaacctcctcgtgaactctataatgtggttctcgctctcgatggggcgcatggtgagttgtgcgtggatgccgcagagaatagcatgaagcctccacgcacgcgacgtctccgtggtaacatgctcaacaagccatgttataagatgtgcggactgatggtctcagatgcagaggcaactgagattcgtcctccgccacttggattgaggcgagacactacaccaccacgaggacttacagtgcattggtaactggacattccaaattgggtagaaaataaaaattaattataacaaattaaataataataatattttgaattttaatacgtaatcccgttaaaTGTATTAAGTTACTCCTAGCTGTTTAATGTTGTTGGCTTATAAAACAGGAACGGTtaaagaacgtgcatgtaaacacgatCACTTTTACAAGAGCATCTTGTATACTTTAATGTAAGCACGGAaatctgggaaaaaaaaaatttagggtGTGTCTCATCTCgctccctagctccctatgtcCTGAATCAGTATATAATGGACATGAATTCGGGCACTAgtaagggtgttcatccactgaacgttgggacacttatgactcaatcacctgctACATGATTATGAGCTCGCACACTGAAACACTGCTGTTAATAATCAACAACATTGctgtataaattacatttataaatgtatttttgttgaagatattcaaatgtacagtgttattatgaaagatatatgacagtaaataaagaaatttaaatataaaggagtgtactctaatatttaaaagattatttccCTTTTATGGTCATTatggatgaaagacattacaaacaacatctcttttaaagagaaagtaAGGCTTTGTCTTCATAGTTTACACTTGTGCTTGTCTTCTAATGACTTGAGAGACTTCAAATCGTtaacaaactgaactcaaacataacaaactgcaaaacaaacaaagatgcacacacagctttgtgtctcgaactggcatctctggcccCACCtaatctctctcccactgattggtcatcacggcctggccacgcccccCTCCTCGTCACATCGACGTTGTAGTAaggaacatagtgagcaatgatgctccctggtttttaaaGTGCCTTCTGGGAATATTTAGGGAGTACTGAAATGATTTTGCGATTGAGACAGCCCTAGAAATTGCTGACTTACCAATCAGTGTCCTgcctactgaactagggagctgactgAGACATCCCACTGTATATTTCTTACCCATCTGGTGGATGGAGTAGCAGCTGTCCTTCTTGTCTAGAAAGCAGTTTAAGATACGATGATAATCTTTGGGCTGAGCTTTCTCTGGATACCATTGCCAatctacaatttaaaatgtacaacgctttaacaaaacagacacattaaacatacactttattatacaataaaaaaaatatattatagaggaaaccggggctagttgtcacacttttaaaTCCAGTATATATTTCTcaagtttatttttgaaagtcaatttctgcagACACATACCTAAAAGACCTTTGTGACAAATTGCCCCAAAAgtggggcatgatgtcacacttAGTGAAGTGTGCTCATTtctatactgcacattttggaaaatTAATTAGGACATATGTTTACTCCATGCAAACAGAAAATTGGCACACTGTACATAATTGCACACAGTATACATTCTGCACACTGCTAAAACTGTATACTGTAAGTACGTAGTATGGTGGTATGTTATTGCAAACACATTTATCTATAAGAAGTCTCCACATCTTGTGGAAAACCTTTGCATACCTCGTCCAAGGTGCCTGCATACTAAAGCCTGAGCGAGGATCATCTGTCCACAACGTAGCATACAGCCCCAGCCTGCATCTGATGACGGGCCTGTTCCTCCTGCACACCACACACAAGCAAAGTACCCTTAAATGCCATTCAAAGCAGGTTATTATAGTTtagaattttaatttagtttaattttatttttatttctaatttttaaagcaggaaaccgatggagtgcgtactataggtagggaaggaggtattgccccaagtgaaggagttcaagtacctcagggtcttgttcacgagtgaggggacaatggatcgggaggttggccggagaatcggggcagcgggggcggtattgcactcactctatcacaccgttgttacgaaaagagagctgagccgaaaggcaaagctctcgatctaccggtcaatttgttttcctaccctcacctatggtcatgaaggctgggtcatgaccgaaagaactaggtcgcgagtacaagcggccaaaatgggcttcctcagaagggtggcgggcttctcccttagagatagggtgaggagctcagtcatccgtgaggagctcggagtagagctgctgctcctttgcatcaaaaggagtcagttgaggtggtttgggcatctggtaaggatgccccctggccgcctccctagggaggtgtttcaggcacgtccagctgggaggaggcctcggggaagacccaggattaggtggagagattacatctccacactggcctgggaacgcctcggggtcccccagtcagagctggttaatgtggctcgggatagggaagcttggggccccctgctggagcagctgcccctgcgacccgacttcggataagcggttgaagatggatggatggatggatggatgtttaaaaCGGTTTTACACTATGAAtgtttgtttagtttagtttagttttagttttactATTTTAGGGCTgatgtgatggactggccacctgtgtgtgtgtgtgtgtatgatatatatatatatatatatatatatatatatatatatatatatatatatatatatatatatatatatatacagtatatcagggttgtaggcctatattaaaacattaaaatataattataaatatatttactttatactttaacCAATTACTTTCAAGTTCTTTGAgacagtcatcatttattttaattattgaaaataaatgttcagtTTTTTTGTGGATAGAGTTAATTAAAACCACCTTTTATAGGTATAAATCTTtaatacatgtatatgtatatatatcataaaaccagtggacatgctgtaaatAAAAGTTGGGCAAAAATCCTCTGGTGTTTTACAGTAAACGTTTTTAATAATAGGATGAAATGGGCATATTAAATTTATATCAAACTGGCAAAATAAACTaaaagtgtacattgccaatgcattattaaacattacgcaaacagatataaaacatattgaaaattaagtttatttttctgaagttttaaatcttaaaattattattttgtttggcTTCCGTTCAGTCTCTCTCGCGtggtttctgttttgtttgtttttttagatggTAGTGAATGAGCAATTTAGACATACGGCAGATTGcccatatctctcccacacctgtctCACCACTTGCAGGGAAAGTCTCCATTCTCCTTACAGTAAATCCACTCCCGTGTTTATTATGACCGGGACATGCGTCATAAATAAGCTTGCACTgttccacacaatcagtttctatGTTTCTGAGTCAAGTCGAGTCGAGCGTGTACCTACTGTAAATTTAGATATAAAAATTTTAGAGACAGGAAATTGGGAAAAACTTAAGTGAAAtttcaggaagtgaaaaaaaTGGATTCCGCAAATATTTACGTGTTAAATTTACCAGCcctatatatacatgtatgtatgtatattctTTTTTTCCTTTCACTTATATcaggaaaatatattttagtttagttttaatttttacaattatgttaaagggatagttcgcctttaacctcatgttgtttcaaacccgtatgacattATTCCAGACACATACCTCACGCAAGTATGTGTAGGCAAAGGACTAACGGCTGAACATGCTTAACATGCGTTCTTCCTTTCCTGTGATGTGTTagtattcaggtaagttgctataaatgtaTTGTTACTTGCTTAACAATATTCAATTCAAAttgttgctccgccatgacagtagtgGACTTGAAAAAGAAAATTCACTGTAAAAGCGAACAATTCACACTAATGTCCACTTTatcaccccttgtggcaacgttgagaatgcaGGGCATACATGTGCtggtctgacacatttcagaagtGCCTGTTTCTGCCTTTTCTTTCCATCATGGAACGCAAAAGCActtgttaagcagaatgttagtctcagtaaccattcactttcactgtatggaaaaaaggtgCAATTCAAACGATcggtgactgaaactaacattttCCTTAACATGTACTTTTGTATTAAACAGAGGAAATAAAGTTAtattcagtgcattcagaaagtattcagactcttcagattttttccacattttattatattgcagccttatgctaaaatgctttaaatattttttttcagtctacactccataccccataatgacaaagcaaaaatctgatttcagataacgttttaatttatgtattaatttaatttattaaaaaagaaaaaactgaaatataggAACAACAGATAGcggcgagtatggctgctgcgttacGAGCTCTGACACaatactgcagtttattgtttgttttgtttacaattttttgtttttttgtcttggatgttgtctgccttattgtatacaacagacaaatgcttttggacatcgGTTCTgtaattacacaccgaaaaccggacttcaaattcctcaatgccgacccgctgtttacaaacacgccagcagagccctttgtctgggctgcccggccgcggaaacgcagcaGGAAAAGGGGAAATAGAGTAAGATGTTGTGCacatcgacccccgctacccagtatactactggcaaatgttcagtctctggacagcaagctctgcgagctgagagcgcggatctctttccaacgagagactagggattgctgcgttatctgccttacggaaacctggatgtctgtggagattccagactcggccttCAAACCGGCAGGTTTCTCCGTGCactgagcggacagagcgaaaggcagaggtggtggtgtatgttttatgatcaacaaatcatggtgtgatcagaggaacgtacattttatcaagtctttctgctctcctgatctggaatatctcatgcttctgtgtcgaccattctggctaccgcgggaattcacagcggtcattatcacagctgtgtacatccccccacaagccgacaaaGACCGGGCaatcaaggaactgtatgggagcataagtgagcaggaaaccgtgcaccctgaggccgcgttcattgttaccggggactttaacaaagacaattttaaaacaatcgcaccaaaataccaccaacacatcagcttcaacacacgaggggaccaggtttaggaccattgctattctcctttccgggatggctacaaatccctaccccgcccaccatttggcaaatcagaccactcttccgttctgcttctgcccgcttacaggcagaaactgaaacaggaagcacccaccctcagaacgatccagtgctggtcggaccaatcagagtctatgctacaagactgttttgatcccgcggactgggagatgttccggtccgcttctgatgacgacatcgaggtttacgctgatagcgtaacgtgtttcatcaggaagtgcgtagaggacgttgttccgaccaaaacaatatggatctaccccaaccagaaaccatggcgATGTTCACGCGGCACTTA
The Xyrauchen texanus isolate HMW12.3.18 chromosome 34, RBS_HiC_50CHRs, whole genome shotgun sequence DNA segment above includes these coding regions:
- the atg4a gene encoding cysteine protease ATG4A yields the protein MEAVLAKYENQINVFLEDLPDTDEPVWILGACYNVKTNKSELLADVRSRLWFTYRKKFSPIGGTGPSSDAGWGCMLRCGQMILAQALVCRHLGRDWQWYPEKAQPKDYHRILNCFLDKKDSCYSIHQMAQMGVGEGKSVGEWYGPNTVAQVLKKLALFDDWNSLGVYVSMDNTVVIEDIKKQCQQPGQESRPRAGPCGWDDISMSGQSCSEGQERAHNPASQGPLDWRPLLLIIPLRMGINTINPIYIQALKECFMMPQSCGVLGGKPNLAYYFIGFIDDELIYLDPHTTQQAVECDSGSAVDDGSYHCHRTPHRMKITSLDPSVALGFFFKSEEDFDSWCDLVQQELLKKRNLRMFELVEKHPSHWPPFVPPTKPEVQTTGAEFIESPDKLFESEEEFEILNV